The window AGAAACCAGATTTCGGCGAGATCGCTCTGCGCGAGCCGAGAAAGGCGAACCTTTCCCAATTTACTTGCCCGCTGCCTTCAACCGGGCCCGTCCCTGCGCCTTGATTTCGGCAAAGTCAGCCGGACCCGCGTCGCCACTCGCCTGCCCCGCGGCCCAGGCATTGCGAAGGAATGCCAATCGCGCCTCTTCCGTCTGCTCCATGATCCGCAGCGCCTCCCGCACGACCTCGCTTGCCGAGGTGTAACGGCCGCTCGCAACCTTGGTTTTGACGAACTCGCTCAACTCGTCGGTCAATGAGACGTTCATATTCATGATGGGACCCTCTCTCCCAATTATGGGAGCGACCACAGGCTTTAGCAATGTTTGCCATAAGCCATCGAACGTTCCGGTTCCACCTAGCCAAGCCGTCGTAAAATCGTTAACGCACGCAATCATTAAGCCACTTGGTCGATCGCTGTCGAAACCGTGATACGGCCATGGTAAGGGCTGTCCGAACCACCCTTGGAACCAGTGCCGGTACCCGAATCCGGACCTTTGGACGTCGAGATGAGCGAAGCTGCCGCACCACGACCCGCCGCCGGATCCGCCCCAGGAGCGGCTTCCTGGGCGGATGCGTTGCTGGCCTCGTTCGCGCAGGCCGGTTATCTCAGGTCCGAACCC of the Bradyrhizobium quebecense genome contains:
- a CDS encoding type II toxin-antitoxin system ParD family antitoxin; its protein translation is MTDELSEFVKTKVASGRYTSASEVVREALRIMEQTEEARLAFLRNAWAAGQASGDAGPADFAEIKAQGRARLKAAGK